In Paludibaculum fermentans, the genomic stretch GGAGTACTGGGGACGGTGGAAGCCAAGCAGGTGATGCAGGAAGACCAGTATGTCCGGCAGGCCTGCGAGTTGTTTGGCGTGGTCAGTGTGGCGCTGGTGGGCATCGGCGCGATTGAGCCCTCCCACCTGCTCACGTTGAGCGGCAACGTGTTCTCCGGAGCGGAATTGAAAGAACTGGGCGAGCGCGGCGCAGTGGGCGACATCTGCCTGCGATTCTTCGATGGAGCAGGAATGCCTGTGGTGAGCCCGTTGAACGAGCGTGTGATCGGGATGAGCCTCGAAGAGTTGCGCAAGGTCAGCCGGGTAGTGGGCGTGGCGGGGGGCCGCAGAAAGCTCGCCGCCATTCGCGGTGCACTGGCCGGCAAGTGGATCAATGTGCTGATCACCGACCGGCTGACGGCTTCACAATTGCTGGAATCTTCCACCGCGGCAAACGGAGCCGGCCGCGTCGCTCAGGTATCGAGGAAACGATGAAGCGAGCCTGCGCCGCGATTCTGAGTCTCTCGCTCACGGCTTGCGTCCCCTGGACGGTGCGGCCGATCGAAGGCCAGTCCGCGGCTGCGGCGCAGGACCGGTTCGATGCCACCCGCTTTGTCGACTCGCAATGGCAGACGAAGATCCTGCCGGCGATCGAAGCTTCCGCCGTGGATGTCAGCGGCTTGCCCGCTGCTTCCTCTCGCAAGGCCGGTACACACTTCATATTGAAGGGGACGGCTCGCGTGTTGAAAGTGAATCCAGCTCCGCCATTGGGGCAGATGAGCCTGGATTTCGAGCCCTTCGACGGACACGCCGACGCCGTATTGCAGATTGGCCCCGAAGTGCGAGGCTCCTCCCTGCGTGATGCCACGGGATTGGTTCAGTTCAGCCAGTTTGTGAATCAGATCGACTTCGCCAATGTATCCAGCAAATTGAATGCGCGCGCCCTGCAATGCCTGCCGCCCACTGCGGAGATCGCCGGCTCAGAGGGACGCCGCATCGCGTTCACCGGCACATTCACGGCGGGGGATGAGATTCCACATATCGTTCCGGTTCGATTCCGCTGGGTCGAGGGAGTCAAATGAGCCAGTCTCCCTCCCTGTTGCGCGCCTGCCAGGTCACGAAGCGCTATCCGGGTACGGTCGCCCTGGATGCGGTTGATTTCGAGTTGCGGCGCGGCGAAGTTCACGTCCTCATCGGGGAGAATGGGGCGGGGAAGTCGACGCTCGTAAAACTGCTGGCCGGAGTCGAGCAGCCGACTATGGGCCATCTGGAGTTGGAAGGGCGCGAGATTCGCCTGGGTTCGACGCGCGACGCGGCGGCGGCCGGGATCGGGATGATCTATCAGGAGC encodes the following:
- a CDS encoding DUF2291 family protein, which produces MKRACAAILSLSLTACVPWTVRPIEGQSAAAAQDRFDATRFVDSQWQTKILPAIEASAVDVSGLPAASSRKAGTHFILKGTARVLKVNPAPPLGQMSLDFEPFDGHADAVLQIGPEVRGSSLRDATGLVQFSQFVNQIDFANVSSKLNARALQCLPPTAEIAGSEGRRIAFTGTFTAGDEIPHIVPVRFRWVEGVK